The Nitrososphaerales archaeon genomic sequence GTTTGAATGGATCCATGTTTGTAAATAGGAAAGCTCGCTGACCGTCAAGTGCTTGTATTATCTTGTCTACGCCTTTTATATCCAAGGTTTGTAGGGCCTTTTTAGCAACATTATTCTTAGTCATCATGATCTTGAGCTGATCTCTGAAATTCTTTCTTACCTGCATTAGTTGTGTAGCTCTCACCTTTTCCATCTTTACTAGTGCTACCACCTTATACTGTTTTGTTAGCTCTATGAGGTCATTGTACATCTGAACCTTTTTCTTTGAATAGGTTCTTGCTACCTGCGTACTAGGTCACCTTTATTTCCGCCAACTTGACAATCTTACCCATCGTAAGTTTTACCATTGTATTTCTTATGTTCTTATCACCGTTAGGTAGTTTCTTTTCAATAGCACCTATAACTGTCTGCGCATTTTCAGCCAATTCAGCATCACTCATACTTTCGTCGCCTATCTTGCACGATACATTCAACTGTGACTTCGATCTCACTCGTACGGAGCTCCTAAAGCGTTCCAGCATGTTTTCTATTGGGGCGTTAAAAGGCATTGGTGTAGCCATCTTTCCCCTAGGACCTAGGTACTGACCAAGCGTCTTACCTACGGTTGGCATCAAGGCCGTATCGGCAATAAAGAAATCGTACGATCTAACTAGTTTCTTTGCGTTTCTCTTGTTAGAACCTAACCTGTCCAATTCATCTGATTCGATGATTCTATCTGCATTCGCTTTCTTGGCCCTTAAAGTCATATCTCCAGAGCCTATTACACACACGGTAGACTTGATGCTAGAGGGATGCGGAAGGCTAACTACCTCATTCAAGGAAAACCCTTTCTTAACATCAATATCCTTCAATGTAATCGTAAGTTCAACTGACTGGGTAAAGTTCTTCTTCTCCACCCTCTCTCTCGCCTTCTTGATCATTTCGGTAATTTCGTTAAGCGTAACCATTGCAGTA encodes the following:
- a CDS encoding 50S ribosomal protein L1 encodes the protein MVTLNEITEMIKKARERVEKKNFTQSVELTITLKDIDVKKGFSLNEVVSLPHPSSIKSTVCVIGSGDMTLRAKKANADRIIESDELDRLGSNKRNAKKLVRSYDFFIADTALMPTVGKTLGQYLGPRGKMATPMPFNAPIENMLERFRSSVRVRSKSQLNVSCKIGDESMSDAELAENAQTVIGAIEKKLPNGDKNIRNTMVKLTMGKIVKLAEIKVT